From the Anolis sagrei isolate rAnoSag1 chromosome 12, rAnoSag1.mat, whole genome shotgun sequence genome, one window contains:
- the CA14 gene encoding carbonic anhydrase 14 isoform X1, translating to MESLNFHLSNTKMFLTLLIFQVLSLNLAASAGSHWTYEGPHGQEHWPETYPDCGFQSQSPIDIQTGYVQYDPNLPPIETEGYRDPEGEFTMINNGHTVQLSLPQTLRLHGLPSIYSGVQMHLHWGSKGRPGGSEHQVDGQSFPAELHVVHFNSEKYPNVSAALRQPDGLAVLGVFLQVGGEENPAYDHILQHLEDIKYKEQEIQIDPFDVRELLPVHLGHYFRYNGSLTTPPCYQSVLWTVFHQPASISASQLEKLQKSLYATDEGKMPEALLVDNFRDPQNVNQRVIYSSFLTTPSGYSAGEIVAIIFGVLLGCLGVFLAGWIVAKRIRDGRMQEQKGVVFTSSTRRAISD from the exons ATGGAAAGTCTCAATTTCCATCTTTCCAATACCAAGATGTTCCTCACTCTTCTCATCTTCCAAGTTTTGTCCCTAAACTTGGCTGCAAGCGCAG gTTCTCACTGGACATATGAAG GTCCCCACGGTCAGGAACACTGGCCGGAGACGTATCCGGACTGCGGGTTCCAGTCCCAGTCCCCCATTGATATCCAAACTGGTTACGTCCAATACGACCCCAACTTGCCGCCAATCGAGACCGAGGGGTACCGGGACCCTGAGGGCGAGTTCACCATGATAAATAACGGCCACACGG TGCAGCTCTCCCTCCCCCAGACCCTGCGCTTGCATGGCCTTCCCAGTATCTACTCCGGAGTCCAGATGCACTTGCATTGGGGCAGCAAGGGTCGTCCTGGAGGGTCGGAGCACCAGGTTGATGGCCAGTCCTTTCCTGCAGAG CTCCACGTGGTGCATTTCAACTCCGAAAAGTATCCCAACGTCAGTGCGGCTTTACGCCAACCGGACGGACTGGCAGTTTTGGGTGTTTTCCTACAG GTTGGAGGGGAGGAAAATCCAGCGTATGACCACATCTTGCAACACCTGGAAGACATCAAATATAAAG AACAGGAAATACAGATTGATCCTTTCGACGTCCGTGAGCTCCTCCCGGTGCATTTGGGCCACTATTTCCGCTACAACGGCTCGCTGACCACCCCGCCTTGCTACCAGAGCGTCCTCTGGACCGTCTTCCACCAGCCGGCTAGCATCTCCGCCAGCCAG CTGGAGAAACTGCAGAAATCATTGTATGCGACGGATGAAGGCAAGATGCCCGAGGCGCTTCTGGTGGATAACTTCCGAGACCCCCAAAACGTGAACCAACGGGTCATTTACTCCTCTTTCCTTACAA CTCCTTCTGGATATTCCGCAG GTGAGATTGTGGCCATCATTTTTGGGGTGCTCTTGGGCTGCTTGGGCGTCTTCCTGGCCGGTTGGATCGTGGCGAAGAGAATACG gGATGGAAGAATGCAGGAACAGAAGGGCGTTGTCTTTACCTCCTCCACGCGGCGAGCCATTTCGGATTAA
- the CA14 gene encoding carbonic anhydrase 14 isoform X2, whose translation MESLNFHLSNTKMFLTLLIFQVLSLNLAASAGSHWTYEGPHGQEHWPETYPDCGFQSQSPIDIQTGYVQYDPNLPPIETEGYRDPEGEFTMINNGHTVQLSLPQTLRLHGLPSIYSGVQMHLHWGSKGRPGGSEHQVDGQSFPAELHVVHFNSEKYPNVSAALRQPDGLAVLGVFLQVGGEENPAYDHILQHLEDIKYKEQEIQIDPFDVRELLPVHLGHYFRYNGSLTTPPCYQSVLWTVFHQPASISASQLEKLQKSLYATDEGKMPEALLVDNFRDPQNVNQRVIYSSFLTTPSGYSAGEIVAIIFGVLLGCLGVFLAGWIVAKRIR comes from the exons ATGGAAAGTCTCAATTTCCATCTTTCCAATACCAAGATGTTCCTCACTCTTCTCATCTTCCAAGTTTTGTCCCTAAACTTGGCTGCAAGCGCAG gTTCTCACTGGACATATGAAG GTCCCCACGGTCAGGAACACTGGCCGGAGACGTATCCGGACTGCGGGTTCCAGTCCCAGTCCCCCATTGATATCCAAACTGGTTACGTCCAATACGACCCCAACTTGCCGCCAATCGAGACCGAGGGGTACCGGGACCCTGAGGGCGAGTTCACCATGATAAATAACGGCCACACGG TGCAGCTCTCCCTCCCCCAGACCCTGCGCTTGCATGGCCTTCCCAGTATCTACTCCGGAGTCCAGATGCACTTGCATTGGGGCAGCAAGGGTCGTCCTGGAGGGTCGGAGCACCAGGTTGATGGCCAGTCCTTTCCTGCAGAG CTCCACGTGGTGCATTTCAACTCCGAAAAGTATCCCAACGTCAGTGCGGCTTTACGCCAACCGGACGGACTGGCAGTTTTGGGTGTTTTCCTACAG GTTGGAGGGGAGGAAAATCCAGCGTATGACCACATCTTGCAACACCTGGAAGACATCAAATATAAAG AACAGGAAATACAGATTGATCCTTTCGACGTCCGTGAGCTCCTCCCGGTGCATTTGGGCCACTATTTCCGCTACAACGGCTCGCTGACCACCCCGCCTTGCTACCAGAGCGTCCTCTGGACCGTCTTCCACCAGCCGGCTAGCATCTCCGCCAGCCAG CTGGAGAAACTGCAGAAATCATTGTATGCGACGGATGAAGGCAAGATGCCCGAGGCGCTTCTGGTGGATAACTTCCGAGACCCCCAAAACGTGAACCAACGGGTCATTTACTCCTCTTTCCTTACAA CTCCTTCTGGATATTCCGCAG GTGAGATTGTGGCCATCATTTTTGGGGTGCTCTTGGGCTGCTTGGGCGTCTTCCTGGCCGGTTGGATCGTGGCGAAGAGAATACGGTGA